A genomic segment from Syntrophotalea acetylenivorans encodes:
- a CDS encoding diguanylate cyclase, translated as MSKTTILVVDEELSFRRFFAEVLNEDEYEVETVASVELALARVAQGGISIVVTELVLSGIDGQEVLRQCRARNNPPEVIFTTDHNNAETVIQALKNGAYGYLLKPFDPEELRHLLRSCLEQRRLGYENTQLKRQIDLFQKGQNLASLLDIEQLFDEALQALLHEVDGGRGMAFLPAENCVSQVVALSDLTENEALPLAHALLPFLEGLKDFRLLQGDELPTDLPLPQGTRSMCLLPLHYQKRIEGVLVLLNRAEEDFRQPLPRRNLLFLLEQVALGFSNACRYKDVRRLIHTDDLTGLHNYRYLQMILDQEIHRAERYGLEFSLVFIDIDRFKLINDSRGHLAGSQALKEVADLLRQSVREADILFRYGGDEFTGFLAETGPEGAAIVAERIRRNIEQHSFFAESDNPAQLTATVGYATFPIDSSDHQGIIDLADRAMYIGKKVRNVVRSAQELHL; from the coding sequence ATGAGTAAAACGACTATTCTAGTTGTCGATGAAGAGCTCTCTTTTCGTCGGTTCTTCGCCGAAGTGCTCAACGAAGACGAATACGAGGTGGAAACGGTCGCCTCGGTTGAACTAGCCCTGGCCCGTGTTGCCCAGGGGGGAATATCGATAGTCGTAACCGAGTTGGTCCTGTCCGGCATAGATGGCCAAGAAGTTTTACGCCAATGCCGTGCCCGGAATAACCCGCCGGAAGTCATTTTCACCACCGATCACAATAATGCGGAAACGGTAATTCAAGCACTGAAGAACGGTGCATACGGTTACCTGCTCAAGCCCTTCGATCCCGAAGAGCTGCGCCATCTCCTGCGTTCCTGTCTGGAGCAACGCCGACTGGGCTATGAAAACACCCAGCTGAAACGCCAGATCGATCTCTTCCAAAAAGGCCAAAACCTGGCATCCCTGCTCGACATCGAGCAACTTTTTGACGAAGCGTTGCAAGCCCTGCTCCATGAGGTAGACGGTGGTCGGGGAATGGCTTTTCTGCCGGCGGAGAATTGTGTCTCTCAGGTTGTCGCCCTTAGCGACTTAACGGAAAATGAGGCTCTGCCCCTGGCCCATGCCCTGCTACCGTTCCTGGAGGGACTCAAAGACTTTCGCCTGTTGCAGGGCGATGAGTTACCCACGGACCTGCCCCTGCCGCAGGGTACCCGCTCCATGTGCTTACTGCCCCTGCACTATCAAAAACGCATCGAAGGCGTTTTGGTTCTACTTAACCGAGCCGAAGAGGATTTTCGCCAGCCACTGCCACGCCGCAACCTTCTTTTTCTGCTGGAGCAGGTGGCCCTCGGCTTCAGTAATGCCTGTCGGTACAAAGATGTCCGCAGGCTGATTCATACAGACGATTTGACCGGCCTGCATAATTACCGCTATCTGCAGATGATCCTCGACCAGGAAATTCATCGCGCCGAACGATACGGCCTTGAGTTCTCCCTGGTCTTTATCGACATCGACCGTTTCAAGCTGATCAACGACTCCCGCGGTCACCTGGCCGGGAGCCAGGCCCTCAAGGAGGTTGCCGACCTGTTGCGTCAGAGTGTTCGAGAAGCCGATATCCTGTTCCGCTACGGGGGGGATGAATTTACCGGCTTTCTGGCCGAGACCGGGCCCGAAGGGGCTGCCATCGTTGCCGAACGTATCCGCCGCAATATTGAACAACACAGCTTTTTCGCTGAGAGCGACAACCCTGCCCAATTGACGGCGACCGTCGGCTACGCGACCTTCCCCATCGATTCCAGCGATCACCAGGGGATCATCGATCTGGCGGACCGGGCCATGTATATCGGCAAGAAGGTCCGCAACGTGGTTCGCAGCGCTCAAGAGCTACATCTTTAA
- the hisS gene encoding histidine--tRNA ligase, whose amino-acid sequence MNDILPGEIATWQFLEQEAHRIFQTYGFTEIRVPVVEKTELFCRSIGETTDIVEKEMYTFSDKSGNSLTLRPEGTAPVMRSFIQQKLHAQDPVSKLYYMGPMFRYERPQKGRYRQFHQIGVEALGVDDPKIDAQILAMLCDYFNSVGIDDVELHINSLGCKECRPAYRQALIDYLQDRLGELCSDCQRRSQTNPLRVLDCKVPACQDATVTAPSMLEHLCGDCDDHFKQVKDYLQGLGIDYTVNARMVRGLDYYSKTTFEMVTGSLGSQNAVAAGGRYDGLIADLGGPALPGIGFAMGVERLVLMKSADQLAEQRLPLFLAAMGQQASDRAFLLMATLQRQGLRVEMEYSSKSLKAQMRRAGKFGARFVLILGEEELARQMVVLRDMDAGTQQELSLVGLEERLLELLNETEPEPVAG is encoded by the coding sequence ATGAACGATATCCTGCCGGGCGAAATAGCCACCTGGCAGTTCCTTGAACAAGAAGCACATCGCATCTTTCAAACCTACGGATTTACCGAAATCCGGGTGCCGGTGGTAGAAAAGACCGAACTCTTTTGCCGCTCCATCGGTGAAACCACCGACATCGTTGAAAAGGAGATGTACACCTTTTCCGATAAGAGCGGCAATTCCCTGACCCTGCGCCCGGAAGGGACCGCTCCGGTGATGCGCTCTTTCATCCAGCAAAAGCTGCACGCCCAGGATCCGGTATCCAAACTCTACTACATGGGTCCCATGTTCCGCTATGAGCGGCCGCAGAAGGGACGCTATCGCCAGTTTCACCAGATCGGCGTTGAAGCCCTCGGGGTGGACGATCCCAAGATCGATGCCCAGATTCTGGCCATGCTTTGCGACTATTTCAACAGCGTCGGTATCGACGACGTCGAACTGCACATCAACTCCCTGGGCTGTAAAGAATGCCGGCCTGCCTATCGCCAGGCCCTGATCGATTATCTGCAGGACCGTCTCGGCGAGCTATGCAGCGATTGCCAGCGTCGCTCCCAGACCAATCCGTTGCGGGTTCTCGACTGCAAAGTCCCGGCCTGCCAGGATGCCACCGTTACCGCCCCCTCGATGCTTGAACATCTTTGCGGGGACTGCGACGACCACTTTAAGCAGGTTAAAGACTATCTACAGGGCCTGGGTATTGATTACACCGTTAACGCCCGTATGGTGCGCGGCCTCGATTATTACAGCAAGACCACCTTCGAAATGGTCACCGGGAGTCTTGGTTCGCAGAATGCGGTAGCCGCCGGCGGCCGGTACGACGGCCTGATCGCCGATCTCGGCGGCCCTGCCCTGCCGGGCATCGGTTTCGCCATGGGCGTCGAACGACTGGTGCTGATGAAGAGTGCCGACCAGCTTGCCGAGCAGCGGCTGCCCCTGTTTCTGGCAGCCATGGGGCAGCAGGCCAGCGACCGGGCGTTTCTGCTCATGGCTACCCTGCAACGACAGGGCTTGCGGGTTGAGATGGAATATTCCAGCAAAAGCCTTAAAGCTCAGATGCGTCGCGCCGGCAAATTTGGCGCCCGCTTTGTATTGATCCTCGGCGAAGAAGAGCTCGCCCGGCAGATGGTTGTTTTGCGGGACATGGACGCCGGAACCCAACAGGAACTGTCCTTGGTCGGTCTCGAAGAACGGCTGCTGGAGTTGCTAAATGAAACCGAACCGGAGCCTGTAGCGGGATAA
- the aspS gene encoding aspartate--tRNA ligase, with protein sequence MNDILGDWKRSHYCGDISAAEIGQEVVLMGWVQRRRDHGGLIFIDLRDREGIAQLALDPDRDPDAHGKAELVRNEFVVAARGVVSPRPEGTVNPKMKTGEVEVEVRELRILNSAQTPPFMIDEFSEVAENIRLQHRYLDLRRAPLQRNLLLRHQVSKTVRRYLDDEGFIEVETPVLTKSTPEGARDYLVPSRVTPGNFFALPQSPQLFKQLLMVSGFDRYYQIVKCFRDEDLRADRQPEFTQIDCELSFVDRDQIISIMEKMVAEVFKATLGVELTLPMPRITYTESMARFGVDNPDLRFDLELVELSNVVKDSGFKVFAEVVKKGGIVKALNAKGCASFSRKEIDDLTEFAKIYGAKGLAYVKVQEDGSWQSPIAKFFTDKEIASIDQALQAEAGDLLLFVADSYRITNETLGRLRGHLGHKLGLAKKDVYRFAWITDFPLLEWDGEARRHVAVHHPFTAPVEEDMALLDGDPGSVRAQAYDLVLNGSEIGGGSIRIHDQAVQKKMFALLGIDAEEAEEKFGFLLNALEYGAPPHGGIAFGLDRLAMILTGSDSIRDVIAFPKTQKATCLLSGAPGQVDNKQLRELSIRSAVRSQ encoded by the coding sequence TTGAACGATATTCTGGGAGATTGGAAAAGAAGTCATTACTGCGGCGACATCTCGGCCGCCGAGATCGGCCAGGAGGTCGTTCTCATGGGCTGGGTTCAACGCCGTCGGGACCATGGCGGCCTGATCTTTATCGACCTGCGCGACCGCGAAGGCATTGCTCAGCTGGCCCTCGATCCCGACCGTGACCCTGACGCCCACGGCAAAGCCGAACTGGTACGCAATGAATTCGTGGTGGCTGCTCGCGGCGTAGTTTCTCCCCGCCCCGAAGGTACGGTCAACCCCAAGATGAAGACCGGTGAAGTGGAGGTCGAAGTACGGGAGCTGCGCATTCTTAACAGCGCCCAGACACCTCCCTTCATGATCGACGAATTTTCCGAGGTAGCGGAAAACATTCGCCTCCAACACCGCTATCTCGATCTGCGACGGGCCCCCCTGCAACGCAACCTGCTGTTGCGCCACCAAGTGTCCAAAACCGTTCGTCGCTATCTGGACGACGAAGGGTTTATCGAAGTCGAAACTCCGGTACTGACCAAAAGCACTCCGGAAGGAGCGCGTGACTACCTGGTTCCGAGCCGCGTCACCCCCGGCAACTTTTTCGCCCTTCCCCAGTCTCCGCAGCTATTCAAGCAGCTGTTGATGGTCTCCGGTTTCGATCGCTACTACCAGATCGTTAAATGCTTTCGCGATGAAGATCTGCGCGCCGACCGTCAACCAGAATTTACCCAGATCGATTGCGAACTGAGCTTCGTCGATCGCGACCAGATCATCAGCATTATGGAGAAAATGGTTGCCGAGGTATTCAAAGCCACACTGGGCGTGGAGCTTACTTTGCCTATGCCCCGCATAACCTATACTGAATCCATGGCACGCTTCGGCGTCGACAATCCCGACCTGCGCTTTGACCTGGAACTGGTAGAATTATCAAACGTTGTTAAAGATTCGGGTTTCAAGGTTTTTGCCGAGGTAGTTAAAAAGGGTGGTATCGTTAAGGCTCTGAACGCCAAAGGGTGCGCCAGCTTCTCCCGCAAAGAGATCGACGACCTGACCGAATTCGCCAAGATTTACGGTGCCAAGGGCCTGGCTTACGTCAAGGTCCAGGAGGATGGCAGCTGGCAGTCGCCTATTGCCAAGTTCTTCACCGATAAAGAAATCGCCTCTATTGACCAGGCCCTGCAAGCTGAAGCCGGTGACCTGCTGCTGTTCGTAGCCGATTCATATCGCATCACCAATGAAACTCTTGGTCGCCTGCGCGGCCACCTCGGTCACAAGCTCGGTTTGGCAAAGAAAGATGTCTACCGGTTCGCCTGGATTACCGACTTTCCGCTCCTTGAGTGGGACGGAGAAGCCCGCCGCCACGTGGCGGTTCACCATCCCTTCACTGCCCCCGTCGAAGAGGATATGGCGCTTCTCGATGGCGATCCCGGCAGCGTCCGCGCCCAGGCCTATGACCTGGTGTTGAACGGCTCGGAGATCGGTGGCGGCAGTATTCGTATCCACGATCAGGCTGTACAGAAAAAGATGTTTGCCTTGCTTGGCATCGACGCTGAGGAAGCCGAAGAAAAATTCGGCTTTTTGCTCAACGCTTTGGAATACGGGGCTCCGCCCCATGGCGGCATCGCCTTCGGCCTCGACCGGCTGGCTATGATCCTGACCGGATCCGATTCTATTCGCGACGTCATTGCCTTTCCCAAAACCCAGAAAGCGACCTGCCTGCTTTCGGGAGCACCGGGCCAGGTCGACAATAAACAGTTGCGGGAGCTCTCAATTCGCAGCGCGGTCCGCTCGCAGTAA
- a CDS encoding LysM peptidoglycan-binding domain-containing protein translates to MARVFCTILLLTGLLWGCASPPRQELLTARTALARAAAAEARILASAEYQSASNALQDGEAAIRRKKYKLARQILPLAESHAHKALIKARQEQVKREQRKAQEREAQSQRQAEEAAKQTAAQQSATSAQKRITKTTSSPIIKRALVRPKTYRVLGGETLWTIAARSDIYADALLWPLIYQANRDQIKDPRQIYPKQTLAIPRQVSDQDRQAARQKARESKIFPVGELLR, encoded by the coding sequence ATGGCAAGAGTATTTTGCACAATCTTGCTACTTACAGGTTTGCTGTGGGGGTGCGCCAGCCCTCCCCGGCAAGAGTTGCTGACCGCCCGAACCGCTCTGGCCAGGGCGGCGGCGGCGGAAGCCCGGATTCTGGCATCCGCTGAATACCAATCCGCCAGCAATGCACTACAGGACGGCGAAGCCGCAATTCGCCGCAAGAAATATAAACTGGCAAGGCAAATCCTGCCCTTGGCTGAATCCCACGCCCACAAGGCGCTAATTAAGGCTCGCCAGGAGCAAGTTAAACGCGAACAACGTAAAGCCCAAGAGCGAGAAGCTCAGTCACAACGTCAAGCGGAGGAGGCCGCAAAACAAACAGCGGCTCAACAAAGCGCCACTTCGGCACAAAAAAGAATTACAAAAACAACATCTTCTCCGATTATTAAACGTGCATTGGTCCGGCCGAAAACCTATCGCGTATTGGGTGGAGAAACCCTCTGGACTATTGCCGCCCGTAGCGACATCTATGCCGACGCCCTGCTCTGGCCCCTGATTTATCAGGCCAACCGCGATCAGATCAAAGACCCGCGTCAGATCTACCCGAAACAGACACTGGCCATCCCTCGCCAGGTTAGCGACCAGGATCGTCAGGCAGCACGTCAAAAAGCCCGAGAGTCAAAAATATTTCCCGTTGGTGAGCTGCTCCGCTAA
- the icd gene encoding NADP-dependent isocitrate dehydrogenase, with protein MTTIHSIVPAGDKIVLKDGTLQVPNQPIIPFIEGDGTGPDIWRAAVRVFDAAVEAAYGSQRKISWMEVYAGEKAFNMGLGWLPEETVSAFSEYLVGIKGPLTTPIGGGIRSLNVALRQLLDLYVCLRPVRYFSGVPSPVKRPQDVNMAIFRENTEDIYAGIEWQADSDAAQKVIRFLQQEMGIEKLRFPDSCGIGIKPISREGSTRLVRAAIRYALKQGRKSLTLVHKGNIMKYTEGAFKTWGYEVATSEFRNDCVTARETWILDNYEQDSSLGHADIARLIDPGYDMMTADQQSEICGEVEQTLALLPSHGNGQWRNKLLIKDAIADIALQQVMTRAKEFDVIATMNLNGDYLSDALAAQVGGIGIAPGANINYDTGHAIFEATHGTAPKYANLDKVNPGSVILSGVLMLEHLGWQEAADLIINAMERTIDQKKVTYDFERLMDGATLLKCSEFATAIIGNMTT; from the coding sequence ATGACCACGATTCATTCCATTGTCCCCGCGGGTGACAAAATCGTCCTTAAAGACGGTACTCTTCAGGTACCGAACCAGCCGATTATCCCCTTTATTGAGGGAGACGGCACCGGGCCGGATATCTGGCGTGCGGCGGTGCGGGTCTTCGATGCTGCGGTCGAAGCGGCCTATGGCAGTCAACGCAAGATCAGCTGGATGGAAGTATACGCCGGTGAAAAGGCCTTCAACATGGGCCTCGGCTGGTTGCCTGAGGAGACGGTCAGCGCTTTTAGCGAATATCTGGTCGGTATCAAGGGGCCTCTGACCACTCCCATCGGCGGTGGTATCCGCTCGTTAAATGTCGCATTACGGCAGCTTCTTGATCTTTATGTTTGCCTGCGCCCGGTGCGCTACTTCTCGGGAGTACCTTCGCCGGTAAAAAGACCGCAAGATGTGAACATGGCCATTTTTCGGGAAAACACCGAAGACATCTATGCCGGTATTGAATGGCAGGCAGATAGCGATGCGGCCCAAAAGGTAATCCGTTTTCTGCAACAGGAAATGGGCATCGAAAAACTTCGCTTCCCGGACAGCTGCGGCATCGGGATCAAGCCCATCTCTCGCGAAGGCAGCACCCGTCTGGTCCGTGCCGCCATTCGTTATGCCCTGAAGCAAGGCCGCAAGTCCCTGACCCTGGTGCATAAGGGCAACATTATGAAATACACCGAGGGGGCATTTAAGACCTGGGGCTACGAAGTAGCCACCAGCGAATTTCGCAACGACTGTGTTACCGCCCGGGAAACATGGATTCTGGATAACTATGAACAGGATTCCAGCCTCGGCCATGCGGATATTGCCCGTTTGATCGATCCCGGTTACGATATGATGACCGCCGATCAGCAAAGCGAAATTTGCGGGGAAGTGGAACAGACCCTTGCATTGCTGCCGAGCCATGGCAACGGCCAGTGGCGAAACAAGTTGTTGATTAAGGACGCCATTGCCGATATCGCCCTGCAACAGGTCATGACGCGCGCAAAGGAATTCGATGTAATCGCCACCATGAACCTCAACGGCGATTATCTCTCCGATGCTCTGGCGGCCCAGGTCGGCGGCATTGGCATCGCTCCCGGTGCCAACATCAACTACGATACCGGCCACGCGATTTTTGAAGCAACCCACGGCACCGCTCCCAAGTATGCCAACCTGGACAAAGTCAACCCCGGGTCGGTGATCCTCTCCGGCGTGTTGATGCTTGAGCATCTCGGTTGGCAGGAAGCGGCCGATCTGATTATAAATGCTATGGAAAGAACCATTGACCAGAAAAAGGTCACCTATGATTTTGAACGTTTGATGGATGGAGCGACGTTACTCAAGTGTTCAGAATTCGCTACCGCCATTATCGGAAATATGACAACCTGA
- the mdh gene encoding malate dehydrogenase, with product MAKPTIALVGGGQIGATIAQLAAQRILGHVVLYDVVEGLPQGKTLDLAEAAPIVNFDLRISGGNDISCIAGADIVVVTAGIARKPGMRRADLIEVNSRIMTSVAAGIKEHAPDAIVIVLSNPLDAMVTLCQRITGFPPQRVIGMAGVLDSARFASFIAWELGVSVRDINAMVLGGHGDAMVPIVRFANVNGIPAMDLLTRKYDGDRAKAQQVMNDLVTRTQNAGGEVVELLKTGSAFYSPAASAVAMVEAVLNDQKRLLPVCALLNGEFGVNGYYVGVPCILGARGIEQIVEFDLTEEEQRMFDHSVDAVKKLVDSL from the coding sequence ATGGCTAAACCTACAATCGCCCTGGTCGGCGGCGGCCAGATCGGGGCCACTATCGCCCAGCTTGCGGCACAGCGCATCTTGGGCCACGTGGTCCTTTACGATGTTGTCGAGGGGCTTCCCCAAGGCAAAACCCTGGACCTGGCTGAAGCCGCCCCTATCGTCAATTTTGATCTACGTATCAGTGGCGGCAATGACATATCCTGTATTGCCGGAGCCGACATTGTCGTTGTTACCGCCGGCATAGCACGCAAGCCGGGAATGAGACGGGCAGACCTCATTGAAGTCAATTCCCGCATCATGACCTCGGTCGCTGCGGGAATCAAAGAACATGCGCCGGACGCCATTGTCATTGTACTTTCCAATCCCCTCGACGCCATGGTTACCCTCTGTCAGAGAATAACCGGCTTTCCCCCGCAGCGGGTCATCGGTATGGCGGGGGTCCTCGACTCGGCTCGGTTTGCCAGCTTTATTGCCTGGGAGCTTGGAGTTTCGGTTCGCGACATCAACGCCATGGTCTTGGGCGGTCATGGCGATGCCATGGTACCTATCGTCCGGTTCGCCAACGTTAACGGCATCCCCGCTATGGATTTGCTGACCCGCAAGTATGATGGCGACCGGGCTAAAGCACAGCAGGTGATGAACGATCTTGTAACCCGCACCCAGAATGCCGGCGGCGAAGTTGTGGAATTGCTCAAAACCGGCAGCGCCTTCTATTCGCCTGCGGCCAGCGCCGTGGCCATGGTCGAAGCAGTGCTCAACGATCAGAAACGCCTGTTGCCGGTCTGCGCACTGCTCAACGGCGAATTCGGTGTCAACGGTTACTATGTCGGGGTTCCCTGCATCCTTGGAGCCCGTGGCATTGAGCAAATCGTCGAATTTGATTTGACCGAGGAAGAACAACGGATGTTTGACCATTCCGTGGATGCGGTAAAAAAACTGGTGGACAGTCTCTAA
- a CDS encoding 4Fe-4S binding protein, which yields MSSPKVEIIESYCKGCSICVEFCPTDVFEMEGFIAKVVRPEACTKCMQCELRCPDFAVKVH from the coding sequence ATGAGCAGCCCGAAAGTGGAAATTATAGAAAGCTATTGCAAGGGATGTAGCATCTGCGTCGAATTCTGTCCGACGGATGTCTTTGAGATGGAAGGCTTTATCGCCAAGGTGGTACGCCCTGAGGCCTGTACCAAATGTATGCAGTGTGAATTACGCTGCCCCGACTTTGCTGTCAAGGTTCACTAA
- a CDS encoding 2-oxoacid:acceptor oxidoreductase subunit alpha, whose translation MAKKVALLQGNEACAFGALYAGCSFFGGYPITPSTEVAEVMSKELPKTGGKFIQMEDEIAAMASILGASLTGAKALTATSGPGVSLKQELIGYACIAEIPCVIVNVMRGGPSTGMPTGPSQSDVMQAKWGTHGDHPAIAIAPASCQEIFSETVRAFNLAEKYRMPVQVLLDEINGHMRERIEFPEPGELEVVDREPVTVSPEDYKPFDDSQGDIPPLASFGSEYRYHVTGLNKAADGFPTAKPELVDAEERRQLRKIEANRADIEKNEEYLTDDAEVIVVAYGTISRSARYAVDVLRKEGIKAGLFRPITLWPFPEARMTELANQAKAVVVPEMNLGQLILEIERVTRRVCPIEGIGRVDGEPITPAQIVAKVKEVL comes from the coding sequence GTGGCTAAAAAAGTTGCTCTGTTACAGGGAAATGAGGCCTGCGCCTTCGGTGCCCTGTATGCCGGCTGCAGTTTTTTCGGTGGCTATCCCATCACTCCCTCGACCGAGGTAGCTGAGGTGATGTCGAAAGAACTGCCGAAGACCGGCGGTAAATTTATTCAGATGGAAGACGAGATTGCGGCCATGGCCTCGATCCTCGGCGCATCCCTTACCGGTGCCAAGGCGCTTACCGCCACTTCCGGTCCCGGGGTCTCTCTCAAGCAGGAACTCATCGGCTATGCCTGCATTGCGGAGATTCCCTGCGTCATTGTAAACGTCATGCGTGGCGGCCCTTCGACCGGCATGCCGACCGGTCCCAGCCAATCGGACGTGATGCAGGCCAAATGGGGCACCCATGGGGACCATCCGGCCATCGCCATAGCCCCGGCATCCTGCCAGGAAATCTTCAGTGAAACGGTGCGCGCATTCAACCTGGCAGAAAAATACCGCATGCCGGTCCAGGTGTTGCTTGACGAAATCAACGGCCACATGCGCGAACGCATCGAATTTCCCGAACCGGGAGAGTTGGAAGTTGTCGACCGTGAGCCAGTGACCGTCTCTCCTGAGGACTACAAGCCTTTTGATGATAGTCAGGGAGATATCCCGCCTCTGGCCTCTTTCGGCTCCGAATACCGTTACCACGTAACCGGCCTCAACAAGGCGGCCGACGGCTTTCCCACCGCCAAGCCAGAATTGGTCGACGCGGAAGAGCGCCGTCAACTCCGGAAGATTGAAGCCAATCGTGCCGATATCGAAAAGAACGAAGAGTACCTTACCGATGACGCAGAGGTTATCGTGGTCGCCTATGGCACCATCAGTCGCTCGGCACGCTACGCCGTCGATGTCTTGCGCAAAGAGGGTATCAAAGCCGGGCTTTTCCGCCCTATCACCCTCTGGCCCTTTCCCGAGGCGCGAATGACCGAGTTGGCGAATCAAGCCAAGGCTGTCGTGGTGCCGGAAATGAATCTCGGCCAACTGATCCTTGAAATCGAACGGGTTACCCGACGGGTTTGCCCTATTGAAGGCATTGGCCGGGTCGACGGCGAACCGATTACTCCGGCGCAAATCGTCGCCAAGGTCAAGGAGGTCCTTTAA
- a CDS encoding 2-oxoacid:ferredoxin oxidoreductase subunit beta codes for MAFDYEQYLRPGKLPHIWCPGCGHGIVMKGLLRAMDTCGLEKNNTAIVSGIGCASRLPGYVDFNTLHTAHGRAAAFATGIKLAKPEMDVLVVGGDGDGVAIGGNHFIHACRRNIDMTYVLFNNYIYGMTGGQFSPCTPTGAKASTTPYGNPDPVFDISKLAIGAGATFVARTTAFHATQIDKLIAAGLRHKGMSVIEVLDDCPTAYGRRNKFRSVVDMMKQLKEIAVPVKAAAHMTPEQLEGKVLTGILHQEERPEYCEQYQQVIASAQGA; via the coding sequence ATGGCTTTTGATTACGAACAGTATTTGCGCCCCGGTAAACTGCCCCACATCTGGTGCCCCGGCTGCGGTCACGGTATCGTTATGAAAGGCCTGTTGCGGGCTATGGATACCTGCGGCCTGGAAAAAAACAACACAGCTATCGTCTCCGGAATCGGTTGCGCGAGCCGTTTGCCCGGCTATGTTGATTTCAACACCCTGCACACCGCTCACGGCCGAGCCGCCGCTTTTGCCACCGGCATCAAGCTGGCCAAGCCGGAAATGGATGTGTTGGTCGTTGGCGGTGATGGTGATGGCGTGGCCATTGGCGGCAACCATTTCATCCACGCCTGCCGGCGAAACATCGACATGACCTATGTATTGTTCAATAACTACATCTATGGCATGACCGGCGGCCAATTTTCACCCTGTACCCCGACCGGGGCCAAGGCATCGACCACCCCTTACGGCAATCCCGATCCCGTCTTCGATATCTCAAAACTGGCCATCGGCGCAGGCGCGACCTTTGTCGCCCGCACTACCGCCTTTCATGCCACCCAGATCGACAAACTGATCGCTGCCGGACTTCGTCACAAGGGCATGTCTGTCATCGAAGTACTCGACGACTGTCCAACCGCCTATGGCCGGCGCAACAAATTCCGGTCGGTGGTCGACATGATGAAACAACTCAAAGAGATAGCGGTACCGGTCAAGGCAGCCGCTCACATGACCCCGGAGCAGTTGGAAGGAAAGGTTCTGACGGGCATTCTGCACCAGGAAGAACGTCCTGAATATTGCGAACAATACCAGCAGGTTATCGCTAGCGCTCAGGGCGCCTGA
- a CDS encoding 2-oxoacid:acceptor oxidoreductase family protein yields MSSRYELRFSGAGGQGLITAGIILAEAAAIVEGQYAVQSQSYGPEARGGASKSEVIISNEPIDYPKATSVDACLALTQEAADKYATGIKPGGMLLIDSDFVKKEPQGDFKTIKFPIISTAKNEVGREIVANVVALGAMVALTSIVSREAGEQAVVARVPEAFTELNKKAYNTGYEKVKSLIA; encoded by the coding sequence ATGTCGAGCAGATACGAATTGCGTTTTTCTGGAGCAGGCGGTCAGGGGCTGATTACCGCCGGCATCATTCTGGCCGAGGCGGCCGCCATCGTCGAAGGTCAGTACGCCGTACAGTCACAGAGCTACGGCCCGGAAGCCCGCGGTGGAGCCTCCAAGTCGGAGGTTATCATCTCCAATGAGCCTATCGATTACCCTAAGGCAACCAGCGTCGACGCCTGCCTGGCCCTCACGCAGGAAGCCGCCGACAAATATGCCACAGGCATTAAGCCGGGCGGTATGCTGCTGATCGATTCGGACTTTGTCAAAAAAGAGCCGCAAGGCGATTTTAAGACGATCAAATTCCCCATCATCAGCACCGCCAAGAACGAAGTGGGACGGGAGATCGTGGCTAATGTCGTTGCTCTTGGCGCCATGGTAGCATTAACCAGCATCGTTTCCCGGGAGGCGGGCGAACAAGCTGTTGTCGCGCGGGTACCGGAGGCCTTTACCGAACTGAACAAAAAGGCTTACAACACCGGGTACGAAAAGGTTAAATCCCTCATCGCCTGA